From the Acidobacteriota bacterium genome, one window contains:
- a CDS encoding aryl-sulfate sulfotransferase, which produces MSSGKHTGTSAAGGSVGVNAMLSLTFGLALVATSISASAQTPNPYRTDEERGLLKNLPGAYEGYTIVAPLRSTSTYLIDMDGEIVHEWRSSYTPTFGMYLLANGHLLRAARDPNNLSFDLGGYGGIVQEIGLDGTIAWEYRYSSRQQIQHHDIELLPNGNIILLAWERKTAREALMAGRDQEMITGLGLWSEHLVEIRPTRPEGGEIVWEWHVWDHMVQNRDPRLSRYGKVEDHPELVDINGDVGHRRESADEIARLRALGYIADSNPDQDPRRRSDKQKADWNHANSVSFNPQLDLLALSVLRFDEIWLIDHGTTTSEAARHTGGKAGRGGDLIFRWGNPQVYRGARFADRQNLFGQHDVSWIQPGFPGAGNLMVFNNGRGRTNGNYSSVDEIRLPRNLTQSAESEAALNPDDSGRVWSFSGSAADRFYSAHISGAQRLANGNTLVCVGEFGRIFEVTFKGKVVWDYRSPFMGDYSGKPSPPWARSTTPGSSAEETRYGLARAMRISPTHPGIIRLLRASKK; this is translated from the coding sequence CGGCGTCAACGCCATGCTTTCGTTGACATTCGGGCTTGCACTCGTCGCAACGTCTATCTCGGCCTCCGCTCAGACGCCGAACCCTTATCGAACGGACGAGGAGAGAGGACTGCTCAAGAACCTACCGGGCGCGTACGAGGGTTATACGATCGTCGCGCCACTGCGATCGACATCCACATACCTGATCGACATGGACGGGGAGATTGTCCATGAATGGCGAAGCTCGTACACGCCGACCTTTGGCATGTACCTCCTCGCCAACGGACACCTGTTGCGGGCAGCCCGTGATCCCAACAATCTCTCCTTCGATCTCGGGGGTTACGGGGGCATAGTCCAGGAGATCGGTTTGGATGGAACCATTGCCTGGGAATACCGGTACTCCAGCCGTCAGCAGATCCAACATCACGACATCGAGCTCCTCCCGAACGGAAACATCATCCTCCTCGCATGGGAAAGAAAGACTGCTCGAGAAGCTCTGATGGCTGGCCGGGATCAGGAGATGATCACCGGCCTGGGCCTCTGGTCAGAACATCTGGTCGAGATCCGGCCGACGCGGCCGGAAGGCGGCGAGATCGTCTGGGAATGGCACGTGTGGGACCATATGGTTCAGAACCGTGACCCGCGACTCAGCCGCTATGGCAAGGTCGAGGATCACCCGGAACTCGTGGACATAAACGGAGATGTCGGACATCGTCGCGAGTCGGCCGACGAAATAGCCCGGTTGAGAGCGCTTGGCTACATCGCCGATTCGAATCCGGATCAGGATCCACGAAGAAGATCCGACAAACAGAAAGCAGACTGGAATCATGCGAACTCGGTGTCCTTCAATCCCCAACTCGACCTTCTCGCCCTGAGTGTCCTCCGATTCGATGAGATCTGGCTCATCGATCACGGCACGACGACCTCGGAAGCGGCACGGCACACCGGAGGGAAGGCGGGTCGAGGTGGTGACCTCATCTTCCGATGGGGCAATCCCCAGGTCTACCGAGGAGCTCGATTCGCCGATCGCCAGAACCTGTTCGGCCAACACGATGTGAGCTGGATTCAGCCCGGCTTCCCAGGCGCAGGTAACCTGATGGTGTTCAACAACGGTCGCGGGCGAACGAACGGCAATTACTCGTCGGTTGACGAGATACGACTGCCTCGAAACCTCACCCAGTCTGCCGAATCGGAGGCAGCTTTGAATCCCGACGACTCGGGACGCGTCTGGTCATTCTCCGGATCCGCCGCCGATCGGTTCTACTCGGCCCACATCTCTGGTGCCCAGCGGCTGGCAAACGGGAACACCCTCGTGTGCGTCGGAGAATTCGGGCGAATCTTCGAAGTGACTTTCAAAGGCAAGGTCGTCTGGGACTATCGCAGTCCATTCATGGGCGACTATTCGGGAAAACCGAGCCCACCATGGGCGCGGTCAACAACCCCGGGCTCATCGGCAGAAGAAACCCGCTATGGACTGGCGCGTGCCATGCGGATTTCTCCGACCCACCCTGGAATCATCAGACTGTTGCGCGCCTCGAAAAAATGA
- a CDS encoding RNA polymerase sigma factor, with the protein MMTFEQLYTTHFSDVYRFAVWLTRDTTEAEDVTSETFIRAWAKRDRLRTETLKGYLFTIARNISIKRGRSVSKSEQLPNEVVDLAPDPHRTVSARMDLDLVTRAVAVMATPDRLALILRTEHELPYEEIARILEISTGAARVRVHRARRKLLAAAMNRNGGEA; encoded by the coding sequence ATGATGACCTTCGAGCAGCTCTACACCACGCACTTCTCAGACGTCTACCGGTTTGCCGTCTGGCTCACCCGCGATACCACCGAGGCTGAAGACGTGACCTCGGAAACCTTCATCAGAGCCTGGGCGAAACGCGACCGCTTGCGCACCGAGACCCTCAAGGGCTACCTCTTTACCATCGCGCGGAACATCTCCATCAAACGCGGGCGCTCGGTCAGCAAGAGTGAACAGCTCCCCAACGAGGTAGTTGACCTCGCACCGGACCCGCACCGAACTGTCTCCGCCCGTATGGACCTCGACCTCGTAACACGCGCTGTGGCGGTGATGGCGACGCCGGATCGGCTCGCCCTTATCTTGAGAACGGAGCATGAGCTCCCGTATGAAGAAATTGCGAGAATTCTCGAAATATCGACGGGTGCCGCCCGGGTCAGGGTCCACCGCGCCCGCCGGAAGCTGCTCGCAGCAGCCATGAACCGAAATGGAGGTGAAGCATGA
- a CDS encoding zf-HC2 domain-containing protein, which yields MTVSRDVILDLLPLYLSGEASADSMALVKEHLDDDSELASLAEKWERSLPNSPPVPVSPDAEALAYGEAKRQMVNRMITLAAVVAIGTLIMGGAALAGAMFLLAR from the coding sequence ATGACGGTTTCACGTGACGTGATATTGGATCTCCTGCCCCTGTATCTGTCCGGAGAGGCCAGTGCCGACTCGATGGCCCTGGTCAAGGAGCACCTCGACGATGACAGCGAACTCGCGAGCCTGGCCGAAAAGTGGGAACGTTCGCTACCAAATTCGCCGCCGGTACCTGTCAGCCCCGATGCCGAGGCCCTCGCCTACGGGGAGGCGAAACGACAGATGGTGAATCGCATGATCACTTTGGCGGCAGTCGTCGCTATCGGAACCCTCATCATGGGCGGTGCCGCTCTTGCGGGGGCCATGTTCCTGTTGGCACGATGA
- a CDS encoding SRPBCC family protein, protein MSDELTIPPVRKSVEVGCNPREAFRLFTEEIDSWWPLATHSIGEADAESCFFEGREEGRIYEIHGDGSVHLWGTVTAWCPPERVAFSWHPGREVSTAQEVELRFRQVPGGTIVELEHRGWEALGERALQTRQGYETGWEPVLQRYVGRCA, encoded by the coding sequence ATGAGCGATGAACTCACAATTCCGCCGGTGCGGAAATCCGTCGAGGTCGGCTGCAACCCACGCGAGGCATTCCGCCTGTTCACCGAGGAGATCGACAGCTGGTGGCCGCTGGCGACCCATTCCATCGGCGAGGCAGATGCCGAGTCCTGCTTTTTCGAAGGTCGCGAGGAGGGAAGGATCTACGAGATCCACGGCGACGGATCGGTTCACCTGTGGGGCACGGTGACCGCATGGTGCCCGCCGGAGAGGGTAGCCTTCTCCTGGCATCCCGGCCGCGAGGTCTCGACAGCCCAGGAGGTCGAGCTGAGATTTCGTCAGGTGCCGGGAGGCACTATTGTCGAGCTCGAGCACCGGGGATGGGAAGCCCTCGGCGAGCGAGCGCTTCAGACTCGCCAAGGGTACGAAACCGGGTGGGAACCGGTGCTTCAACGGTACGTGGGCCGCTGCGCCTGA